The Calonectris borealis chromosome 6, bCalBor7.hap1.2, whole genome shotgun sequence genome contains the following window.
ACTCTCTCACTGGGAAGAATTTGTTCCTCATGTCTACTCATAGCTGCTGGCATACAGTCATTTGCACTCTGAAAAATCATTTGTTCCCTGTACTTCACAATAATGAACACAAGTGGCAGTGTTTGTTTCTGATTATtcccacaaaaggaaaaaaaaaaccaccactaaaAATGCAATGTTTAAAAGAGACACCAAGAAGTACTTTGCTATAAAGAGTACATTTAAACATACGGCGTTACAGCCAGCTGATAACCAAGTCAAACTGACAAATGCGATCGATTGATTTGCAAATACTTAGCTATGACCAGAACTTGGAGTTCATGCTTATTCTGCCTTCTGTTAATGACAGACTTTCAGATTTTATATTCCTTTGTGGATTGGTCACAAATTAAAACTGAAGAGTTTGGGATCAACTGTTTTCATCCTTTATTTAATGTGGGTGCCTTGTGGGACTCTATTCTTACCAAATTCTTGGAATCCTAGccaaaaacagagagaggaaagcCTATGAGCAATAGGGAAGTGCCGTTTGCAACAAGTTTGTGGGATGCAGTCATgtgcaagagatttttttttttctttttcagagtagGAGGAATATAGAATGGAATCTGTGAAATGGAAACCGTAAGGAAACACCATGACAATTTGTAAGACCTAAAACATACATACTTTCTTCAAATGACATGTTTTGTATTAATTCAGTGAAAAACATTGCATTCTAACCTGTCATTCACTTATTTTTCACCTCATTTAATATTCAGTTTATCCCACCTCCACTCAAATACGTGTTTTCAACTTAATACAGTTCATTTTGCCACAGCATTCCCATTCCAGAACAGCACCATATCACCCTGGTTACAGTGGCACAGTTCAAAGGGCAGAGATTAAAAAACCCCTAATAATAAATGCTAAGACTGGGACAAATTAACACAAACGAACTGTGCAATGTGACCTTTAAACCCCTATATAACAATGTTACCTTTCTTCTTGCATAAATCTATTCAAACATCAAACATCTACACTTTTCCCTCCTTTACCAGCAGCTTCTCAACACAGTACTGACGTTAAAAATGACCTTACCAAATCACCATGAAATTTAAGCAATCTGAAAGAATGAATTATGACTGCTAATCATTCTTTTATGTTCTCCAACCCTCTCCCCCAAACTtacagctgtttttctgcagctcctggatTTCTTGAAGACAACAGCAGAAGAGACGATATTAAAAGCTCATACAAAACACCAGACGTGCTTTCTGCAGAGAGATAATACAGACCAATTAGTTACCCGGTGCCTGCCTTATTGCTACAGGAGGCTAAATCGTCCTGACCTTTACATCATTTGCCTGGCTTTTGGACAGGCTGTTATTTGCCCCAGCTGAGAATCTGACACAGCTGCTCCATCAAGGTTGCACTGCAAACCCTAAACCTACAGCCGGCAACAATATCCCTACCTCTTCCTCCGAGCTCCACAGCCGACGCGTTTCTTAGCTGAAAACAGAGGAGACATGAAGACCAGAAAGATGCTCAACAAACTGCTCCTGCTCCAGATTATCCTGCCCGAACACAGGAGCTAGAAGCCAGGAGCAGCGTCTCTCGGGCGAAGTGTTGCTCTGCTCCTCCAGGATGGGGCTGCTGGCCCTGTTTTCTTAATCTGAAACACCTGCAAACAGCGAGCCCTGTGAAAATCATCCACTTCTGACAGGGCTTCTTCCAGAGTCGAGAGatgttaaacaaatattttctaccGAAATGGCTGTGTGCTCTGAAATAGgaaataggtaatttttttttttttttaatcttaatcttCTTTTGATATTATTTGCTACAAAAATCTGAAATTGGCATTTTGTCCTGTTTAAATGAGTGGACTGCATGCTGCTCATTGCCTTCATTTGGAATTTTAACCTGTACCTGGACTACAATTTTTCTGATAAGTTAAGAGGCCAGGGTAGAAACACTTTTCTTGCTTTGAAACTTTTCTGAGTAAATGTAATAGTAAACGTTTATTTCCACTTAAATGCTACAAAACTATACTTGAAATTACTTTAGTAATGATTACAGCaatcacattttcagaaatgcaaatgaaatctAGTTTAATTCGTGCCTTTTAAATGTCTTTGAGCACAGCATGTCTCTACCAGGATGAATTGCCCTCCAAGAAGGGAGGACTGGCATCAGTGAAGACTCCTGAAGCCACTGCTGGTAAAAGtcaaagcaaatgaaattataAACCATACTGAAGCAGAACGACATGACAGAATTTCATTTAAACTAAGATTTTGCCAGCATTTCCTTAGCAGGAGTTAAACAAGCGGTCTCCCCAAGATACATAGATATACCAACATATATTATCCATAATATATGTGGATATATTATTCATAATATATGTGATCCTTTCTTCAATGGAGCTACACATGCAATGTAAAGCTACGTTTACATTGCTACACCTTGCAATGGAAAGCCAGGAAGGAAGGGTGACTCGTCTGGAAACTGGAATTAAGTGCACAACTGCTGATTTGCAGCACGCTTGTCCAGTCCAGCACAGGCGTGAGAAACCGAAGGGAAGGAGTCCCTCCTGGCTGGCTCCAGCAGAGGTGAACAGTTTCTCactatttccattttctgaagtTGCCGAGTTCCCTCACATCATTAAAAGGGTTCTGACTTACGCTGCCCGGGGAAAAGGGAATCGCCCCCCCCTGAAAAATTTGATGCCCCTGGAAACAATTAACATCAACTGGGAAAGTCAAAATCCCAACCCGCTGAAGCGCTCTCCTGCCGGGGCTTGCTGACCCCCCGTGTCTTTGGTGGGTTGTGTATCCCTCCTACCCGGCTGTGCTCAGGGTACCTCCTTGCCCGCCGCTCAGTGAATTTCTAGCATATATCAGAAGAAAAAGAGCCACAGAATCTGCAATTCCAGCTCAGCAAGTTCCCCAGTGCCAACAACTGGTCTTGTTGTCTTAAGCAGcaaaaagatttttatctttttcaccACAAACGTTTTCCAccagcaaatattttaatatttttaattaaaagtgccATTTCTGGAGAAGATTTAAAACAGTAACACAGCAGTAAGAAAGCATCATACAAACCAACACTGAATAGCGAAgaagtttttctgtatttaagcttttaaaaataaatcttctgtaGACTGTCCGGTGCAAcgcaaaaaaaaatcatcattgcACACATATATCATAAAACATTTATCTTTCCTCAACTGCACAAACTGATTTACTTGCCATTACTCGTGGACAAGAATCAGATTCTTTTCAGCTTCTAAAGGCAACACATTTTGCCCATGAATGCACGTGAGTTTGGCACCCACTGACTGTACCCAGTGCCTGCTGTCTCTGGAGATAAACGCCTGCCCCACTGCTGAGTGAGAATGCAGTATTTAACACGTTGCTGGTGGAAGCTGGATGCACACAGAAGTATTAGCAAACACATTTCTCTTCTGCTCGTAAAGTGTTGGACGTGCATTTACAGAAACGTCATTTCCACAGTTGCGTGGCTAATTTAGGCATTAACGAGTCATACATATTTAAGTTACACCACCTGTGAACCAAAAGTGAGAGGCATGAAATACATACATTATGGAGCGCCTGAGGATTATTTTTCTCAAATCAAACAATACTCTTCTAAGTTCCTCAGTGAGAACCTCAGACAGATATCTGAAGAGAAAATATAGCCGATACTTgaatgtatttaataaaatataaacattctACAATAAATTAAGATTGCCTACACAGTCAATCATTAGCCATGCCAAAAATATGCACTCTAGTGAATTTTAGCGCTATTTTCTCTAATAATCAGCACATACTGCTTTTCCTACAAAGTTAGCATTTAACACTGGCCTAAAATAGAATGTAAGCAGAAGCATACAGGTTTTTACACacataaaaagcagcaaaggGTAAAATTGATATTCACTCTTAAATTCCATAGTTCTCCAGCCAAGTGCGAATTTGTGCAGCATTAACATTGCAGTAACAGCTTTTGCATATGCGTTTTTCTAGAAACAATAGTCCTAAACTTTGCAATAACAAAGGTATTGATGTATCAAGATGACTAGAACTCATCCTTAATATCCTCCACTATTGGAATTCTATTACGCTAAAAAATAAACCTTTGGCAACACCAAATCCTTTCATACACCCAGGTTGCTGTCTTTATTGTTAATTTTGAAAAGATGACAATTAAAATCAAGCTTACGATTTTGGCACTCCAGTGgaattcttcaatttttttttttttattccaaacaaTTCTTTACCAAATGCATTAAgtaaaagtatttaatttatgAGCAGATTTCTTAACTTTTCAGTGTGGCAAACAGGAGGATAAAGAAAAAATCGGttctaccaaaaaaaccaaacacacggAGACCTCCCCTGCCAAAAGGTCCTTTGGCAGGTGCAGAGAACCTGCAGCCCATTTCCTCTGCCCCTCAGCCCTCCCTCTGGGCAGCTCTCCAGGCTCTCCCTGGCACTCCCAAACGCTCTGGAATGGCATCTGCAGTGTAAACAAATGTCAGCACTTAGATTATTGTGAATTATTTACAGTAAACTCATTTAAGACTATAGGGCACTTTGAGGCCTTGTTAAGATTCCAATAATTATTCCCAGAAACCAAATTATGGGAGCACCTAGTGCTTAGaggcaaaaccaggaaaaataccATGACCTCAAACGTGGAAGGCAACTGGCTTTCACTTTACTAAGGAATTCCCCGTTGAGCAGAGAGCAAACCTGGAATGATTTTCCCACAAGAAAAAAGTTCAAGTACCCTGTAGCTCATGTAGCAGAACAATGATATTTAATGATGAAAAACATTGAATGTGCTTGTTACTATGTCTGACGCCAAGATTAATACTATAGATATGTTACCTAGGGATGATCACCGAACAAAGGAAAAATTTCCTCAAAACATCCTCAGCGTCTTGGCCCGTTGGATGGCACAGCAATGGTCATCAGAACCCAGAGCTTGGAAAATCTTGACTTAGACAGCAAGAACTATTGTGCATTGGCAAGGAAAAAGTGTTTCCATCCAATTTTTATAACTATGCAATTGCCTGTCCACAACAGACTGACTTTTagacatatttatatattctaaAAATATTGTGTAGGCAAATGTAGAATGTaaacaaaatcaaaaacattccaaaatctgtttttcaacTGCTAGTCTCAATACATTTAGTGACATTAAACAGCAAATAATTAAGccaatatttatgtaaaaaaatcccaatttaTAGTTACTTGAATTTTTCAGAGAATAGTTTTGAATCTCTTTTAAAGAGTAAGTTTTAATGATCCATCTTTCCTGAAGAATATTTCAAcagttaataataattttaaccATCTCATTTAAGATGAGAAAAAGCCACCAGAAAAAGATCAGAACAACCTATCTTATTCGTAATCAAATCAGTATAttcataaatgaataaaatagtttagagaaagaaaaaagtgacatgCAATTCTTCGACCTTGCTAGGTCAAATCCTTAGCTGTGCTGCAATACCTTAGGCTGGCAGAGAAAGTTTATGAAAACGGTGGGGAGTTGGAAGAAACACAATTGGGCAAtcagctgaaatttttcaggATTTCGGATCACATAAAACCATACTGAGAAGTCATATAACATCAGTACCTGCTGGTCTCTACAATGAGGGCATCTGCAGTACAAAGAACATATGCATTAACGAAGTAACCCATGCAGACACTCTAAGTCTGACCTATTAAAGACTGTGTTTAGGCCAGTCTATAACCGCTCGATCTATCAGAGCCCTGGAAAGCACTGTTCTGCGCTAGAAGGGGCAGAAGCTCACACAAGCAGCTTATTTATGCTGGTCTGCATCACAAGGTTTACAAAGGAAAGTAAAGAAGGTTTTAGTACATCTAACTGTAATCTAAACTCTATTATCTGTCAAATTTGCAGCTGTTTATCTAATTGATGAACAGTCATCTAAATGATAAGGAGTCAAACAGTCAAACTATGCAAATAAACCACATTAAACCCCCCAGTATTGTAACGAAAAATAGAATCTTGGCCCAAACTTTTCAAATGGGGGTGGCAAAGCTACAAAACAATGATGTCCAGAGGCCTGGGATATCCAACAGTGCTCACTTACAAGCTGAAGATCCATCAAGGACAACAATATTTCTGGGAGAAACTTCTGCAAATCAAGAGAGAACACTGTAGACCTCTCTCCTTATTTATACCAAGTGCCCACTTACAATTTTTATGATAACGTAGCTGCTTGACCGTAGCTGCAATTTCAAAGTCATGGTATTACCACTACTTTGAACAATATCACAAAGACAAAGATTCAGCTGAAGTGAGACTCTATTGCAAGAAAATAATCCTTttgagggatggggggaaggaatTCTGATTTAGGTGCTCAAACAGTTCATCATTTTTAGACAGAAATTCTACATAATTTCACactgttttaaaatctgtgtgtGAGACAACATTTGAAAGAGAAGATAGATATAAagtattattttgtattatttccaGTAGAAATGATAGCTctgatcaaaacagaaaaaaaattctctcataTATGTTCTCTATGAAAACCATACATGTTCTCTATGAAAACCGTAACTAAAGATGAGCTTAAATACACCTGTTGATCAAGACAAGAAACTCCGTGTAACTTATGCAcaatgaaaaacagtttaaaaacagtTTCCATTGAGATACTTGTTGGCACATCGTCCATCAAAAGTTCCTTTTTATCTCACCTGGGAAAGTGATTGTCTACAGACACTTTTCTTGTTCAAAAAAAACATGCCAAGCATATGTGCATTTTCATCATAAAATAGTGAATTATAATGACTTGAGTTCACCCACTGCCTAGTCAACCAGTGGGttgtggtgttggttttttttttaaaatactgcaggCCATATGAAGTATCTTCACTAAAATATCCAAGGACTTCACGATGTACACTTGCCTTTCCACTGTCCCCTTACGTTTTCTGTAATTAAGAAGCATCCGTGATTTCTCCTTGCACATACTGAAACAATCTTCTTATGGCCCACAGAAAGACGGACCTTCTCGAGCAGATGTAACGGCAGGATACTGCATCACGACAACGCGATCATCACGACTGATACAAGCACTGCAACGTTGACTGTCCGCCTGCTGCCATCCGACGATCTCCGGGCATGCAATACAGCAAATACTGCATTTGTGTGGTTGGTTGGTATTTCTACATTGCAAATCATGCCTTCGCAGCAAGAAACACATTCCTGTTGAGAAAAAGGAGATCCCATAGGGTAGTTCAGCCGTGGCTTTTAGGGATATATGTTCTTTCAACTGCTTGCAAAGGTTACAGCTAAACAGACTAATCTCTTCCACCTGGCAGCCTGACCCAAGGCAGCATATAGAGCATATACACTACAACTTCTCTTCCGAATCATGCACCACAGCCTTCCTAGGGTAACTCATCACCTCGTGCTGTCACTGGGCTTGGAAACTGTGATGTGATGTAATACAGCCACGTTAGCTGCACTGACAAGTTCACTGACGCTGTAGAAAACACAGAAAGCTTTCCACCACTTTCCCCTTCTAACACATGAGCTAAAACCATGCATTTGAATGTTTCAAGTTTCAGCTTTTTAAGCTAAAAAATTCAGACTGTAAAAACTCTGTTCCCATTCATTTTTCCCTTCAAGCTTTTGTATTCAGTGTAGCTTTGCATGCTGAACTTcagactttcttttttcagttttctagTGCCACAGAACCACTGACATAGCTGATTTTCAGGAGGGAATCcgaaaataattttccttactTGACACTCCTTACTGGAAAAGCCAAGAGAATGCCAATTTTTTTCTAATCCAAAGGCACGAGAACTCTTATAAGATAAAATGCAGCAGAAGGCAGGCTGCATAGCTATTTCATGCCCTCAGTCCACCAAAAcctgttgaaatcaatggaagttgATTCAGATAACATACAGCTATTTAACACGGATGTTGTCTGCTTCGTCTTTGGTGTCTGAAAtctttcatgttaaaaataacataacTAACCTTGGTTAGTTAAAAATAACATAGCTAACCTTCTCAACTACTAAGGAATTAGTGGATAATACTTTACTGCAGTGAATAATACTTCGGCGGGATATGCTTGATTATTAAGAATAAACTTCTACCTAGCATCCCAAGGATGAGAGCAGGCAGCAGTTCTAGCCTTTTGTCACGGAGTAAAACTCAGTTGTATCTTGCTTAAGAGCGTGGCCTTCGTGGACAAATTCAGTCCTGCTTTGTGTACTGTACCGCGTGTTATCCGAGCTGTGTTATGCAGAGACGTGACTGGAGTACCTAACGCCCAGGCTGGCGTGCCCAAGGGCTGGCAGTGACAGAGCTGCAGCACCGCAAGCATCGGTGCAGGCTGCAGAGCCTACCTGGGCACCCTACTCAGAACTCGGAAACCAAGGCCCACGCACACCCTAGCAATGCCCCGGAAAGCTCCCGTGTTTCTTTAGAAGTTGTTATTACATCCTGTCACACAGCAGCACAAATAGGAAAGTAGGAAGAAGGGGGTAGTCATGCTTCTGTTGCAGAAATGTGCTTTCTGTTGTTAAATACTGGAGCGTGTATCTTGGCACATCCTCTTCAGCTCAGCAGGAAAAACAAGTACTGCAATGCAAACCTCAAAACCCATCTGCTGCTCTTATACAAAGAGTAGTGCTTACTGTGTGGCCACTTTCTCTGTGATGGTGGCAACCTACAAAATGGCATTCTTCTCCAGTAGCACATTTTTTGGTGACTGATGTACTCTTCCCATGGTCTGTGAAGAGATGAACTGTCAAACAGTATTGAGTACctacaaaagaaattttaaaatgtttatttgcataAAGTATGCATTCTTTTACAGGGTTTAAAAACTTAACACAATTTGGCAAAATACTCCCATAAAAATGACTTATTTGGGCAGTATAAAGCCATTTTTCAACTTGATCAAAATACTATTTAGCAAGAAATTAATTAGTGATGAAATCTTAGAGCTTAACTGACCCTTCAAGCCTCCAAAAAGGCTGCTATCATTTAAACTACTTATTACCACTATAATCTACACATTTATCTTCCATTCTCTACTCTTTTTTGCAGCAcattcttgctttctttgtttcaGACATGTTTCCTCATTCCTCTAGttcatttcttcccctttcccactGTTACTGTGAATATCACTACgaagaaaaatgaggaaacatATTTCCATTCTTGTCTATGTATCTATCATTCTCTCATACAAGTATGATGCCTAGTCATTCAGGTCTTGCTGCTCACAAGCAAGCCTATATAGCCTAGAGAGACCATTATACCTTGGGACGGTATCCAAAAGGAAGGGGATAGGGCTGCAAAGGCAAttcttaagttttttttaaacatcatcaTTAAAATTTATTCCTAGGAAGCACAaagctatatatatacacacacacacacatatatataattaattaatatattattGATATATCAATAATGCATTAATTACTATATTAATAATGTATTGTTATACattacataaaatgttttatacaTATCTATagatataaataatttttcactgtTGCTTTGCACTCCGAAATGGTCAAAATATTCACCTCAGCGGAAATTGTATGACTCAGTATTACTAATCACATAACTGAGGGCACCACTGCGTTGGCATGTTAATCCTATTCAGTTCGACTTCTACAAGATGGCTGAGTCAGGGAGAAGCAAATTTAACCATCCTAAAGAATCTCCTTAGTACAGACGCACTTACTTTCAGGACACCACCTATCTTCAGCCCATCTGTTACAGTTGTAATTGTCCACTGCATTATCACAGGTAAAGCACTTAAAGCTGTTTGGAAATGGAgtggctttaaaaatattaaaatatagtaAGTTTgcaaatattaaggaaaaaaatgttcaaaataataCTGTAAGTGCTTGTACACACATATACTTACAAAAACgtattacatatatttacatattttcaatGATCACTGCTAGACAAATAAAACCTATGAAACAAGTTTTGtaaaagcttttacatttttaactggTTCTGCTATGCCTGAACTTTAAAACACCTCCTCCTGTTTTATTCTCTCACAATCCAAAATACCATTTAAGTAGTGGTgggaaaaacaggaaagagagaaCATCTTATATATATGCACTTGATAGTACATCCGCATGTATGTTTGTACAGATACACAAACACAATCTACATTCAAATGGCTTTTGATTCctttgatgaaaaaaatacatctttaaaaaCAGCTTCAGATCTTGATCTCCAACTCTGAAGAAGTCTGAACCCTTTGACAAAGGGATCAAGAGGactattttaaaatcttatttacattatataaatatataaattattttaagatgCGCAGTTCCCTAGATGCACGTATATACCTATTCTATCTAGCTGTCTTGACTGTTTTAATGATACATATCATGAAAATCTTCTCCCCTTAAATGAAGGGATAGAACACTTCTGATGCTAGATAAGAGGCAAAAAAATGATGCTATTAGTGACAACTGGCTTCACAGGTCTCACAAGGTTTTTAATTACCTTCCGTCTGACTGCATACAGCACACCTATTCTTTCCcttacaaaaaacccaacaagatAAAAGACAAACACATCTGTTCTGTATTATTTATGAGAAATCCACTGCATAATTTGCTCTGTAGGAAGAcatttcagagacagaaaaacataataaaagcaCTTAAAATGTGAAAACTGTTGCCCTCGTGCACTCTTTAATTTCACAATGCATGcaattgtttgttttcattcagtcAACTCACAAAATCTTAGAAATAAACTAAACTGCTGTGGGTtgaaaagcaaaagttttattttaaactttttatccTTCATGTTTGaagaagacaaacaaacaaaggatTGAAAGAATATGGCAATTAACTAAAACATTAAGCTACAATTGCATACACAAAAAAAGCATAACTGTCTACTTACGGTCTAGTGGAGGTCTCACATTGTAAAAGTTGATGTTCTCAGCTGAAACCCCATTTCCTGAAAGGATGAAGAACGGAAGAAAGGCTCCGGCCAGCATGTGATAGAATAACAGCATGCTGAGTATTATTGTACATGAAAAGCAAAACTCTTAGGCCTAGGAAAGAAAGGCAATGCATTATTTAGGGGGAATCATAAAGAACTGAGCATGTAGAACAATAAATTTCCTATGAACTACTTCTGAAACCTTGAAAATTCAGTCCGTAGATCTATACTGTGAAGATGGCTAATGCAAGCAAGCATGCAATGATGAACAATGCAAAGCTGAGCAGTTACTGCCTTCTGCTGGCCAAGATCCTGTACAAAGTACTTAAATTTCCACAAATGTAAAAAAGTTAACATTATTTCTTTAATCTATTTGTCCTTCTAAGCAATGTCAATCTTACAGATTCCTTGTAAGCATTCCTAAAAATCAACACCAAAACAGAGCTCCTTTATATCCTATTTGAACAGACAGGATTACAATAccattaaagaaagcaaaatgcagacaAATGTCATTTTTAACACCAGCAGCCTAGGACCGATTCCTTACCTGATATAGATCAATGTATATCTGTTGACTTCCGATAAGCTACATCACCTGAATTGTAAGTGCACTTACCGGTGACACAGCATTAAAGATCATGAGTGTAAATTagatctgtttctttttaaagtgcaTGTCAAGGAAATGCTAAGGAAGATGCCTGGTGATGTTACACAAGTTTTGGAGAATTGTGAAGGAGAACATTCAGAGAGATGAGATCCATGTTTTGGGCCTGCTTTCCACATTTATTTGGGCCCCCCTAGGTACTTTGGTAAGGCTTTATAGAGAAGAACTAATCAATGAACATTTTGGTCAGTCTGATATTTAGATGTACAcacatacgtacacacacacaggTATGTATGGCAAATTGCAGTGATACTTGAAAAGTTCAGAGATcaaaaagcagaatcagattAAATGGCATTCCGCCCATGCAAATTCCCGGCAGGAGAAACAAGCTTGAGTGGAGGCTCCCGCCAAACCAGAGACGTTGCTTTGAGCTGCCAAGCACATTCATTCAGGAATCTCCCCGCGCACCCCTGCACAGGCCGAGGTAGCTGTACACTGCGCCTGCGCGGAAGCTCTGAGTGAATCCAAGCACTGCACTGAAAATGCTACTCAAGCCCGTGGCAGAGAAGTCAAaggatttccttctttttcctgttggtttttttccccaattgacACAGACAGGAATTATCTGAAAGATGGTTTTGCCAAGAAACCTACCAACAGAAAGTTCAACTTTATGCATCGGGAGTTTAGCCATCCTacttaagatttggtttttaaaTCATGGCTTTATGAATAAATATCAGTAGATACTGAGAAAGCCACAGCATACCTCTACTTCCAGTGCACCTCCAAGACTATTTTCCGTGGATGGTCCAAATTTCTTCTGACTATAGCCCAGGATCTGAAGAAGGATTAAGAAGAATCATCtatggaaaacaaacagcaactgaTCATCACAATGCTGTCCTGAAGGAATTAATTAGCTGAAACACTGTATTCCTTATTCATATTGAAAATTACGATAGAAACCTAGAAGTGTGGTGGT
Protein-coding sequences here:
- the LYPD6B gene encoding ly6/PLAUR domain-containing protein 6B, with translation MLLFYHMLAGAFLPFFILSGNGVSAENINFYNVRPPLDPTPFPNSFKCFTCDNAVDNYNCNRWAEDRWCPESTQYCLTVHLFTDHGKSTSVTKKCATGEECHFVGCHHHRESGHTECVSCCEGMICNVEIPTNHTNAVFAVLHARRSSDGSRRTVNVAVLVSVVMIALS